In Streptomyces sp. 840.1, one DNA window encodes the following:
- a CDS encoding ABC transporter ATP-binding protein, with protein sequence MTTTAPEATEAKTAVVSFDQVSKAYGDVRAVDGLTLDLHPGETVALLGPNGAGKSSALDLLLGLRTADSGTVRLFGTTPQAAIAAGRVGAMLQTGGLMEEVTVGELVGLVCDLHPRPYPVDEVLARAGIASIAGRMVNKLSGGQEQRVRFALATAGANDLIVLDEPTTGMDVTARNAFWATMREQADQGRTVLFATHYLEEADAIADRVLVLHKGRILADGTAAEIKARAGARRISFELEGPVDEEALRALPFLSALDVTGRRVRIQSHNADATVHAVYGLGLYPRELEVAGLGLEQAFVAITEAEEARTR encoded by the coding sequence ATGACAACGACAGCTCCCGAAGCCACCGAGGCGAAGACCGCCGTGGTCAGCTTCGACCAGGTCAGCAAGGCGTACGGCGACGTACGGGCCGTGGACGGGCTCACGCTCGACCTGCACCCCGGCGAGACCGTGGCGCTCCTCGGCCCCAACGGCGCGGGCAAGTCCTCCGCGCTCGACCTCCTCCTCGGCCTGCGCACCGCCGACTCCGGGACGGTCCGCCTCTTCGGCACCACCCCGCAGGCGGCCATCGCGGCCGGCCGGGTCGGCGCGATGCTGCAGACCGGCGGCCTGATGGAGGAGGTCACGGTGGGGGAGCTGGTCGGACTCGTCTGTGATCTGCACCCCAGGCCCTACCCGGTGGACGAGGTGCTGGCGCGGGCCGGCATCGCCTCGATCGCCGGCCGCATGGTCAACAAGCTCTCCGGCGGCCAGGAGCAGCGCGTACGCTTCGCGCTCGCCACCGCCGGTGCCAACGACCTGATCGTGCTCGACGAGCCGACCACCGGGATGGACGTCACCGCCCGCAACGCCTTCTGGGCCACCATGCGCGAGCAGGCCGACCAGGGCCGGACCGTCCTGTTCGCCACCCACTACCTCGAAGAGGCCGACGCCATCGCGGACCGGGTCCTGGTCCTGCACAAGGGCCGGATCCTCGCCGACGGCACCGCCGCCGAGATCAAGGCCAGGGCCGGCGCCCGCCGGATCTCCTTCGAGCTGGAGGGCCCGGTCGACGAAGAGGCGCTGCGCGCCCTGCCCTTCCTCTCCGCGCTCGACGTCACCGGCCGCCGGGTCCGCATCCAGTCCCACAACGCCGACGCGACCGTGCACGCCGTCTACGGCCTCGGCCTCTACCCGCGCGAGCTCGAAGTCGCGGGTCTCGGACTGGAGCAGGCCTTCGTCGCTATCACCGAGGCCGAGGAGGCCAGGACCCGATGA
- a CDS encoding DUF6113 family protein, translating into MSGSRPRAARTNAPPRDIPATGLAAPLNPGRIAALLGLAVLGAVVGIAGALVQPAWFPGGLLLALLASAGLFYGGRRLMGTQPGAVAPAAGWLISVVFLLGGRPEGDYVFGDELGLALFVLGGMVLAVICATMSRSPQPGADSGRPGK; encoded by the coding sequence GTGAGCGGCAGCAGGCCGAGGGCCGCGCGGACCAACGCGCCTCCCCGTGACATTCCGGCCACCGGTCTGGCCGCGCCCCTCAACCCCGGCCGGATCGCGGCCCTGCTGGGCCTCGCGGTCCTCGGAGCGGTGGTGGGGATCGCCGGGGCGCTGGTCCAACCCGCTTGGTTCCCGGGCGGGTTGCTGCTGGCGCTGCTGGCGTCCGCCGGACTCTTCTACGGTGGCCGCCGCCTCATGGGCACCCAGCCGGGCGCGGTGGCACCCGCTGCGGGTTGGCTGATTTCGGTCGTATTTCTGCTGGGCGGGCGCCCGGAAGGGGACTATGTCTTCGGTGACGAACTGGGTCTGGCCCTCTTCGTACTGGGCGGGATGGTCCTCGCTGTGATCTGTGCCACCATGTCGCGGTCACCCCAACCGGGTGCCGACAGCGGCCGACCTGGCAAGTAA
- the mshB gene encoding N-acetyl-1-D-myo-inositol-2-amino-2-deoxy-alpha-D-glucopyranoside deacetylase yields the protein MTDLPARRLLLVHAHPDDESINNGATMARYAADGALVTLVTCTLGEEGEVIPPALAHLAADRDDALGPWRQRELAAAMKELGVTDHRFLGGPGRFRDSGMMGAEQNDRPNAFWSADVDEAAGYLVDVIRSVRPQVLVTYDPDGGYGHPDHIQAHRVATRAAELAADPAYRAESGAPHTIAKIYWNRVPRTTAEDAFANLRLTAPDTFPGIAAIDDVPGVVNDTLITTEIDGAAHVAAKAAAMRAHATQIALSGSFFALSNDLGQPVLTTEYYELVSGTPVAAPGAREDDLFAGVTGADQ from the coding sequence ATGACGGACCTTCCCGCCCGGCGTCTGCTCCTGGTGCACGCGCACCCCGACGACGAGTCGATCAACAACGGCGCCACCATGGCCAGGTATGCCGCCGACGGCGCCCTGGTCACGCTGGTGACCTGCACGCTCGGCGAGGAGGGCGAGGTCATCCCGCCCGCGCTCGCGCACCTCGCGGCCGACCGGGACGACGCCCTGGGGCCCTGGCGGCAGCGCGAACTGGCGGCGGCCATGAAGGAGCTGGGGGTCACCGACCACCGCTTCCTCGGCGGCCCCGGCCGGTTCCGCGACTCCGGGATGATGGGCGCCGAGCAGAACGACCGCCCGAACGCCTTCTGGTCCGCCGACGTGGACGAGGCCGCCGGGTACCTGGTGGACGTCATCCGCTCCGTCCGCCCCCAGGTCCTGGTCACCTACGACCCCGACGGGGGCTACGGGCACCCCGACCACATCCAGGCGCACCGGGTCGCGACCCGCGCCGCAGAACTGGCCGCCGACCCCGCCTACCGCGCGGAGTCCGGCGCCCCGCACACCATCGCCAAGATCTACTGGAACCGGGTGCCGCGCACCACCGCCGAGGACGCCTTCGCGAACCTCCGGCTCACCGCCCCCGACACCTTCCCCGGCATCGCCGCGATCGACGACGTGCCGGGTGTGGTGAACGACACCCTGATCACCACCGAGATCGACGGCGCCGCCCACGTGGCCGCCAAGGCCGCGGCGATGCGGGCGCACGCCACCCAGATCGCGCTGAGCGGCTCCTTCTTCGCCCTTTCGAACGATCTCGGCCAGCCCGTTCTCACCACCGAGTACTACGAGTTGGTGAGCGGCACCCCGGTAGCCGCTCCGGGGGCCCGGGAAGACGATCTCTTCGCCGGTGTGACGGGAGCGGACCAGTGA